One genomic region from Bubalus bubalis isolate 160015118507 breed Murrah chromosome 24, NDDB_SH_1, whole genome shotgun sequence encodes:
- the SETD1A gene encoding histone-lysine N-methyltransferase SETD1A isoform X1 gives MDQEGGGDGQKAPSFQWRNYKLIVDPALDPALRRPSQKVYRYDGIHFSVNDSKYIPVEDLQDPRCHVRSKNRDFSLPVPKFKLDEFYIGQIPLKEVTFARLNDNVRETFLKDMCRKYGEVEEVEILLHPRTRKHLGLARVLFTSTRGAKETVKNLHLTSVMGNIIHAQLDIKGQQRMKYYELIVNGSYTPQTVPTGGKALSEKFQGSGTATETTDSRRRSSSDTAAFPAGSAVVGTPGNGTPCSQDTSFSSSRQDTPSSFGQFTPQSSQGTPYTSRGSTPYSQDSAYSSSTTSTSFKPRRSENSYQDSFSRRHFSASSAPTTTSAAICATTAATAAASSSSSLSSSSSSSSSSSSHFRGSDSNYPAYYESWNRYQRHASYPPRRATRDEPPGASFAENTAERFTPSYTSYLPPEPNRPADQDYRPPASEAPPPEPPEPGGGGGGGGPSPEREEARTSPRPASPARSGSPAPETTNESVPFAQHSSLDSRIEMLLKEQRSKFSFLASDTEEEEENSSTGPGARDTGSEAPSGSGHGPCTPPPAPASFEDVAPAGSGEPGATRESPKANGQNQASPCSSGEDMEISDDDRGGSPPPAPTPPQQPPPPPPPPPPPPPYLASLPLGYPPHQPAYLLPPRPDGPPPPEYPPPPPPPPHIYDFVNSLELMDRLGAQWGGMPMSFQMQTQMLTRLHQLRQGKGLTAASAGPPGGAFGEAFLPFPPHQEAAYGLPYALYAQGQEGRGAYSREAYHLPLPMAAEPLPSSVSGEEARLPPREEAELAEGKALPSAGTVGRVLATLVQEMKSIMQRDLNRKMVENVAFGAFDQWWESKEEKAKPFQNAAKQQAKEEDKEKTKLKEPGLLSLVDWAKSGGTTGIEAFAFGSGLRGALRLPSFKVKRKEPSEISEASEEKRPRPSTPAEEDEDDAEREKEVGEPGRPGTKPPKRDEERSKTQGKHRKSFALDSEGEEASQESSSEKDEEDEEEDEEDEEREEAMDAAKKETEASDGEDGESDSSSKCSLYADSDGENDSTSDSESSSSSSSSSSSSSSSSSSSSSSSSESSSEEEEEEEQPAIILAALSPPRDVPTPLSAPAEEPEPERVEDSPVTPLPEQEKSPVGPAGSTEELPPSAPQPPPEPPAGPPAPTPRPDDRPSSPIPLLPPPKKRRKTVSFSAVEEAPAPEPPPAALPQAKSSGPASRKAPRAVERTIRNLPLDHASLVKSWPEEVSRGGRNRTGGRGRSAEEEEAEPATEVDLAVLADLALTPARRGLPALPAADDSEAAETLDEAERPGPLLSHILLEHNYALAVRPPPPPPPPPSTPAPRPLEPVLAPAALFSSPADEVLEAPEVVVAEVEEPKQPPQQQEDGEEEEEEEEESESSESSSSSSSDGEGATRRRSLRSHTRRRRPPPPPPPPPTFDPRSEFEQMTILYDIWNSGLDLEDMSYLRLTYERLLQQTSGADWLNDTHWVQHTITNLSTPKRKRRPQDGPREHQTGSARSEGYYPISKKEKDRYLDVCPVSARQLEGVDTQGTNRVLSERRSEQRRLLSAIGTSAIMDSDLLKLNQLKFRKKKLRFGRSRIHEWGLFAMEPIAADEMVIEYVGQNIRQMVADMREKRYVQEGIGSSYLFRVDHDTIIDATKCGNLARFINHCCTPNCYAKVITIESQKKIVIYSKQPIGVDEEITYDYKFPLEDNKIPCLCGTESCRGSLN, from the exons ATGGATCAGGAAGGTGGGGGAGATGGGCAGAAGGCCCCGAGCTTCCAGTGGCGGAACTACAAGCTCATCGTGGATCCTGCCTTGGACCCTGCCCTACGCAGGCCTTCTCAAAAGGTGTACAGATACGATGGAATCCACTTTAGTGTCAAC GACTCAAAGTATATACCAGTGGAGGACCTGCAAGACCCCCGTTGCCACGTCAGGTCCAAAAACAGAGACTTTTCCCTCCCAGTCCCTAAGTTTAAG CTGGATGAGTTCTATATTGGACAGATCCCACTGAAAGAAGTGACATTTGCAAGGCTGAATGACAATGTGCGGGAGACCTTCCTGAAGGATATGTGCCGAAAGTATGGCGAGGTGGAAGAGGTGGAGATCCTTCTCCACCCCCGTACTCGCAAGCACCTGGGCCTGGCCCGCGTGCTCTTCACCAGCACTCGGGGAGCCAAGGAAACAGTCAAAAACCTCCACCTTACCTCCGTCATGGGCAACATCATCCATGCCCAGCTCGACATCAAAG GTCAACAACGAATGAAATACTATGAACTAATAGTCAACGGCTCCTACACCCCTCAGACGGTGCCCACTGGGGGCAAGGCCCTGAGTGAGAAGTTCCAAGGCTCTGGTACAGCCACGGAGACG ACCGACTCCCGCCGCCGCTCCTCATCAGACACAGCTGCCTTCCCGGCAGGCTCGGCTGTGGTGGGCACTCCTGGCAACGGCACCCCCTGCTCCCAAGACACAAGCTTCTCCAGCAGCCGACAAGACACCCCGTCTTCCTTTGGCCAGTTCACCCCTCAGTCCTCCCAAGGAACCCCCTACACGTCTCGGGGCAGCACCCCCTACTCTCAGGACTCTGCCTACTCCAGCAG CACCACTTCAACCTCCTTCAAGCCCCGGCGGTCAGAGAACAGCTACCAAGATTCCTTCTCCCGCCGCCATTTCTCCGCCTCTTCGGCCCCCACGACCACCTCTGCCGCCATCTGCGCCACCACTGCAgccaccgccgccgcctcctcgTCCTCCTCGTTGTCTTCGTCCTCTTCGtcgtcctcttcctcctcctctcactTTCGTGGTTCCGACTCAAACTACCCAGCGTATTACGAAAGCTGGAATCGCTACCAACGCCATGCTTCCTACCCACCCCGCCGGGCAACTCGGGACGAGCCCCCCGGGGCCTCTTTTGCCGAAAATACCGCTGAGCGCTTCACACCATCCTACACCTCCTACTTGCCCCCCGAGCCCAACCGGCCTGCTGACCAGGACTACCGGCCTCCTGCCTCCGAAGCTCCacccccagagcctccagaacctggtggaggagggggcggcggggggccCAGCCCCGAGAGAGAAGAAGCTCGAACCTCCCCGCGCCCAGCCTCACCGGCCCGTTCTGGCTCCCCAGCCCCAGAGACCACCAACGAGAGCGTGCCCTTCGCTCAGCACAGCAGCCTGGATTCCCGCATTGAGATGTTGTTGAAGGAGCAGCGTTCCAAGTTTTCCTTCCTGGCCTCTGACAccgaggaagaggaagagaacagCAGCACAGGCCCGGGGGCTCGGGACACAGGGAGCGAGGCCCCTTCTGGATCTGGTCACGGGCCCTGCACACCCCCTCCAGCCCCGGCGAGTTTTGAGGATGTGGCACCTGCAGGGAGTGGGGAACCAGGAGCTACCCGGGAGTCGCCCAAGGCCAACGGACAGAACCAG GCTTCTCCATGCTCTTCTGGAGAGGACATGGAAATCTCTGATGACGACAGGGGCGGCTCACCCCCTCCGGCCCCGACACCCCCCCAGCAACCTCCACCCCCTCCGCcgccacctcccccaccccctccttacCTGGCTTCCCTTCCCCTTGGTTATCCTCCCCACCAGCCTGCCTACCTCCTCCCCCCGCGACCCGACGGGCCGCCGCCTCCCGAGTACCCCCCTCCTCCTCCGCCACCCCCCCACATCTATGACTTTGTGAACTCCTTAGAGCTCATGGATCGACTTGGGGCTCAGTGGGGAGGAATGCCCATGTCCTTCCAGATGCAGACCCAGATGTTAACCCGGCTTCACCAGCTGCGGCAGGGCAAAGGATTGACCGCGGCCTCAGCGGGTCCCCCCGGTGGGGCCTTTGGGGAGGCCTTCCTCCCATTCCCACCCCACCAAGAGGCGGCCTATGGCCTACCATACGCTCTGTACGCTCAAGGGCAAGAAGGCCGAGGAGCGTACTCCCGGGAGGCCTACCACCTGCCTTTGCCCATGGCAGCCGAGCCCCTGCCCTCCTCAGTCTCAGGAGAAGAGGCCCGGCTGCCCCCCCGGGAGGAAGCAGAGCTGGCCGAGGGCAAGGCCCTACCATCGGCAGGCACTGTGGGCCGTGTACTGGCCACCCTGGTCCAGGAGATGAAGAGCATCATGCAGCGAGACCTCAACCGCAAGATGGTGGAGAACGTGGCCTTTGGAGCCTTTGACCAGTGGTGGGAGAGCAAGGAAGAGAAGGCCAAG CCATTCCAGAATGCAGCTAAACAGCAAGCCAAGGAGGAGGATAAAGAGAAGACAAAGCTCAAAGAGCCAGGCCTGCTGTCCCTCGTAGACTGGGCCAAGAGTGGCGGTACCACCGGCATCGAAGCCTTCGCCTTTGGATCAGGACTGCGAGGGGCCCTGCGGCTGCCTTCTTTCAAG GTAAAGCGAAAAGAGCCTTCGGAAATTTCAGAGGCCAGTGAGGAAAAGAGGCCCCGGCCTTCTACTCCAGCTGAGGAAGATGAAGATG ATGCTGAGCGAGAGAAGGAGGTTGGAGAGCCAGGCCGTCCGGGGACCAAGCCCCCGAAACGAGATGAAGAGCGAAGCAAGACCCAGGGCAAGCACCGCAAGTCCTTTGCTCTGGACAGCGAAGGGGAGGAAGCATCCCAGGAGTCCTCCTCAGAGAAG GATGaggaggatgaagaggaagatgaagaagatgaagagCGTGAGGAAGCCATGGATGCTGCAAAGAAGGAGACAGAAGCATCAGACG GCGAGGACGGGGAAAGCGATTCGTCCTCCAAATGTTCTCTGTATGCTGACTCAGATGGTGAGAACGATAGCACGTCGGACTCTGAGAGCAGCAGTTCCTCCAGCTCCTCGTCTTCTTCATCCTCTTCgtcttcatcctcctcctcctcctcctcatctgaGTCCTCCtcggaagaagaagaggaagaggagcaaCCAGCAATCATACTCGCAGCATTGTCGCCCCCCAGAGATGTCCCCACGCCCCTGTCAGCACCTGCAGAGGAGCCTGAGCCAGAAAGGGTTGAAGACTCCCCAGTCACACCTCTCCCCGAACAGGAGAAGTCTCCTGTGGGACCTGCAG GTTCCACTGAGGAACTGCCTCCCAGTGCGCCCCAGCCTCCCCCAGAGCCACCAGCTGGACCCccggcccccaccccccgccccgacGATCGCCCCTCCTCTCCCATCCCTCTTCTGCCCCCACCCAAGAAACGCCGGAAAACCGTCTCCTTCTCTGCGGTGGAGGAGGCACCGGCCCCAGAGCCTCCCCCCGCCGCCCTGCCACAGGCCAAGTCCTCCGGCCCTGCCTCTCGCAAAGCCCCCCGGGCTGTGGAGCGGACCATTCGCAACCTGCCCCTCGACCACGCCTCTCTGGTCAAGAGTTGGCCCGAGGAGGTGTCCCGAGGAGGCCGGAACCGCACCGGAGGCCGGGGCCGATCCGCCGAGGAAGAAGAGGCTGAACCAGCCACAGAAGTGGACCTGGCTGTGCTGGCTGACCTGGCCCTGACCCCAGCACGACGTGGTCTGCCCGCCCTGCCCGCTGCCGACGACTCGGAGGCCGCGGAGACACTGGACGAGGCCGAGCGCCCGGGTCCCCTGCTCAGCCACATCCTCCTGGAGCACAACTACGCCCTGGCTGtcaggccgccgccgccgcccccgccgccaccCTCCACGCCTGCCCCTCGTCCCTTGGAACCCGTTCTGGCCCCCGCGGCCCTCTTCAGCTCCCCGGCAGACGAGGTCCTCGAGGCCCCGGAGGTGGTTGTGGCCGAGGTGGAGGAGCCAAAGCAGCCGCCACAGCAGCAGGAGgacggggaggaggaggaggaagaggaagaggagtcgGAGTCATcggagagcagcagcagcagcagcagcgacggCGAGGGCGCCACCCGGCGGCGCAGCCTCCGCTCGCACACGCGGCGCCGgcggccgcccccgcccccgccgccgccccccaCCTTCGATCCCCGCAGCGAGTTTGAGCAGATGACCATCCTCTATGACATTTGGAACTCGGGCCTGGACTTGGAGGACATGAGCTACCTGCGGCTGACGTACGAGCGGCTTCTGCAGCAGACTAGTGGGGCCGACTGGCTGAACGACACCCACTGGGTCCAGCACACCA TCACCAACCTGAGCACTCCTAAACGCAAGCGGCGGCCCCAAGATGGGCCCCGGGAGCACCAGACAGGCTCAGCCCGCAGCGAAGGCTACTACCCCATCAGCAAGAAGGAGAAGGACCGGTACCTAGACGTGTGCCCTGTCTCGGCCCGGCAGCTGGAAGGAGTGGATACTCAG GGGACTAACCGCGTGCTTTCGGAGCGCCGGTCGGAGCAGCGGCGGCTGCTGAGTGCCATTGGTACTTCTGCCATCATGGACAGCGATCTGCTGAAGTTAAACCAGCTCAAG TTCCGGAAGAAGAAGCTCCGATTCGGCCGGAGCCGGATCCACGAGTGGGGACTGTTTGCCATGGAACCCATTGCCGCTGATGAGATGGTCATCGAATACGTGGGTCAGAACATTCGCCAG ATGGTGGCCGACATGCGGGAGAAGCGCTACGTGCAGGAGGGCATTGGCAGCAGCTACCTGTTCCGGGTAGACCACGACACCATCATCGACGCCACCAAGTGCGGCAACCTGGCGAGGTTCATCAACCACTGCTGCACG CCCAACTGCTATGCCAAGGTGATCACCATCGAGTCCCAGAAGAAGATCGTGATCTACTCGAAGCAGCCGATCGGCGTGGATGAGGAGATCACCTACGACTACAAGTTCCCGCTGGAGGACAACAAGATCCCGTGCCTGTGTGGCACAGAGAGCTGCCGCGGCTCCCTCAACTGA
- the SETD1A gene encoding histone-lysine N-methyltransferase SETD1A isoform X2, protein MDQEGGGDGQKAPSFQWRNYKLIVDPALDPALRRPSQKVYRYDGIHFSVNDSKYIPVEDLQDPRCHVRSKNRDFSLPVPKFKLDEFYIGQIPLKEVTFARLNDNVRETFLKDMCRKYGEVEEVEILLHPRTRKHLGLARVLFTSTRGAKETVKNLHLTSVMGNIIHAQLDIKGQQRMKYYELIVNGSYTPQTVPTGGKALSEKFQGSGTATETTDSRRRSSSDTAAFPAGSAVVGTPGNGTPCSQDTSFSSSRQDTPSSFGQFTPQSSQGTPYTSRGSTPYSQDSAYSSSTTSTSFKPRRSENSYQDSFSRRHFSASSAPTTTSAAICATTAATAAASSSSSLSSSSSSSSSSSSHFRGSDSNYPAYYESWNRYQRHASYPPRRATRDEPPGASFAENTAERFTPSYTSYLPPEPNRPADQDYRPPASEAPPPEPPEPGGGGGGGGPSPEREEARTSPRPASPARSGSPAPETTNESVPFAQHSSLDSRIEMLLKEQRSKFSFLASDTEEEEENSSTGPGARDTGSEAPSGSGHGPCTPPPAPASFEDVAPAGSGEPGATRESPKANGQNQASPCSSGEDMEISDDDRGGSPPPAPTPPQQPPPPPPPPPPPPPYLASLPLGYPPHQPAYLLPPRPDGPPPPEYPPPPPPPPHIYDFVNSLELMDRLGAQWGGMPMSFQMQTQMLTRLHQLRQGKGLTAASAGPPGGAFGEAFLPFPPHQEAAYGLPYALYAQGQEGRGAYSREAYHLPLPMAAEPLPSSVSGEEARLPPREEAELAEGKALPSAGTVGRVLATLVQEMKSIMQRDLNRKMVENVAFGAFDQWWESKEEKAKPFQNAAKQQAKEEDKEKTKLKEPGLLSLVDWAKSGGTTGIEAFAFGSGLRGALRLPSFKVKRKEPSEISEASEEKRPRPSTPAEEDEDDAEREKEVGEPGRPGTKPPKRDEERSKTQGKHRKSFALDSEGEEASQESSSEKDEEDEEEDEEDEEREEAMDAAKKETEASDDGENDSTSDSESSSSSSSSSSSSSSSSSSSSSSSSESSSEEEEEEEQPAIILAALSPPRDVPTPLSAPAEEPEPERVEDSPVTPLPEQEKSPVGPAGSTEELPPSAPQPPPEPPAGPPAPTPRPDDRPSSPIPLLPPPKKRRKTVSFSAVEEAPAPEPPPAALPQAKSSGPASRKAPRAVERTIRNLPLDHASLVKSWPEEVSRGGRNRTGGRGRSAEEEEAEPATEVDLAVLADLALTPARRGLPALPAADDSEAAETLDEAERPGPLLSHILLEHNYALAVRPPPPPPPPPSTPAPRPLEPVLAPAALFSSPADEVLEAPEVVVAEVEEPKQPPQQQEDGEEEEEEEEESESSESSSSSSSDGEGATRRRSLRSHTRRRRPPPPPPPPPTFDPRSEFEQMTILYDIWNSGLDLEDMSYLRLTYERLLQQTSGADWLNDTHWVQHTITNLSTPKRKRRPQDGPREHQTGSARSEGYYPISKKEKDRYLDVCPVSARQLEGVDTQGTNRVLSERRSEQRRLLSAIGTSAIMDSDLLKLNQLKFRKKKLRFGRSRIHEWGLFAMEPIAADEMVIEYVGQNIRQMVADMREKRYVQEGIGSSYLFRVDHDTIIDATKCGNLARFINHCCTPNCYAKVITIESQKKIVIYSKQPIGVDEEITYDYKFPLEDNKIPCLCGTESCRGSLN, encoded by the exons ATGGATCAGGAAGGTGGGGGAGATGGGCAGAAGGCCCCGAGCTTCCAGTGGCGGAACTACAAGCTCATCGTGGATCCTGCCTTGGACCCTGCCCTACGCAGGCCTTCTCAAAAGGTGTACAGATACGATGGAATCCACTTTAGTGTCAAC GACTCAAAGTATATACCAGTGGAGGACCTGCAAGACCCCCGTTGCCACGTCAGGTCCAAAAACAGAGACTTTTCCCTCCCAGTCCCTAAGTTTAAG CTGGATGAGTTCTATATTGGACAGATCCCACTGAAAGAAGTGACATTTGCAAGGCTGAATGACAATGTGCGGGAGACCTTCCTGAAGGATATGTGCCGAAAGTATGGCGAGGTGGAAGAGGTGGAGATCCTTCTCCACCCCCGTACTCGCAAGCACCTGGGCCTGGCCCGCGTGCTCTTCACCAGCACTCGGGGAGCCAAGGAAACAGTCAAAAACCTCCACCTTACCTCCGTCATGGGCAACATCATCCATGCCCAGCTCGACATCAAAG GTCAACAACGAATGAAATACTATGAACTAATAGTCAACGGCTCCTACACCCCTCAGACGGTGCCCACTGGGGGCAAGGCCCTGAGTGAGAAGTTCCAAGGCTCTGGTACAGCCACGGAGACG ACCGACTCCCGCCGCCGCTCCTCATCAGACACAGCTGCCTTCCCGGCAGGCTCGGCTGTGGTGGGCACTCCTGGCAACGGCACCCCCTGCTCCCAAGACACAAGCTTCTCCAGCAGCCGACAAGACACCCCGTCTTCCTTTGGCCAGTTCACCCCTCAGTCCTCCCAAGGAACCCCCTACACGTCTCGGGGCAGCACCCCCTACTCTCAGGACTCTGCCTACTCCAGCAG CACCACTTCAACCTCCTTCAAGCCCCGGCGGTCAGAGAACAGCTACCAAGATTCCTTCTCCCGCCGCCATTTCTCCGCCTCTTCGGCCCCCACGACCACCTCTGCCGCCATCTGCGCCACCACTGCAgccaccgccgccgcctcctcgTCCTCCTCGTTGTCTTCGTCCTCTTCGtcgtcctcttcctcctcctctcactTTCGTGGTTCCGACTCAAACTACCCAGCGTATTACGAAAGCTGGAATCGCTACCAACGCCATGCTTCCTACCCACCCCGCCGGGCAACTCGGGACGAGCCCCCCGGGGCCTCTTTTGCCGAAAATACCGCTGAGCGCTTCACACCATCCTACACCTCCTACTTGCCCCCCGAGCCCAACCGGCCTGCTGACCAGGACTACCGGCCTCCTGCCTCCGAAGCTCCacccccagagcctccagaacctggtggaggagggggcggcggggggccCAGCCCCGAGAGAGAAGAAGCTCGAACCTCCCCGCGCCCAGCCTCACCGGCCCGTTCTGGCTCCCCAGCCCCAGAGACCACCAACGAGAGCGTGCCCTTCGCTCAGCACAGCAGCCTGGATTCCCGCATTGAGATGTTGTTGAAGGAGCAGCGTTCCAAGTTTTCCTTCCTGGCCTCTGACAccgaggaagaggaagagaacagCAGCACAGGCCCGGGGGCTCGGGACACAGGGAGCGAGGCCCCTTCTGGATCTGGTCACGGGCCCTGCACACCCCCTCCAGCCCCGGCGAGTTTTGAGGATGTGGCACCTGCAGGGAGTGGGGAACCAGGAGCTACCCGGGAGTCGCCCAAGGCCAACGGACAGAACCAG GCTTCTCCATGCTCTTCTGGAGAGGACATGGAAATCTCTGATGACGACAGGGGCGGCTCACCCCCTCCGGCCCCGACACCCCCCCAGCAACCTCCACCCCCTCCGCcgccacctcccccaccccctccttacCTGGCTTCCCTTCCCCTTGGTTATCCTCCCCACCAGCCTGCCTACCTCCTCCCCCCGCGACCCGACGGGCCGCCGCCTCCCGAGTACCCCCCTCCTCCTCCGCCACCCCCCCACATCTATGACTTTGTGAACTCCTTAGAGCTCATGGATCGACTTGGGGCTCAGTGGGGAGGAATGCCCATGTCCTTCCAGATGCAGACCCAGATGTTAACCCGGCTTCACCAGCTGCGGCAGGGCAAAGGATTGACCGCGGCCTCAGCGGGTCCCCCCGGTGGGGCCTTTGGGGAGGCCTTCCTCCCATTCCCACCCCACCAAGAGGCGGCCTATGGCCTACCATACGCTCTGTACGCTCAAGGGCAAGAAGGCCGAGGAGCGTACTCCCGGGAGGCCTACCACCTGCCTTTGCCCATGGCAGCCGAGCCCCTGCCCTCCTCAGTCTCAGGAGAAGAGGCCCGGCTGCCCCCCCGGGAGGAAGCAGAGCTGGCCGAGGGCAAGGCCCTACCATCGGCAGGCACTGTGGGCCGTGTACTGGCCACCCTGGTCCAGGAGATGAAGAGCATCATGCAGCGAGACCTCAACCGCAAGATGGTGGAGAACGTGGCCTTTGGAGCCTTTGACCAGTGGTGGGAGAGCAAGGAAGAGAAGGCCAAG CCATTCCAGAATGCAGCTAAACAGCAAGCCAAGGAGGAGGATAAAGAGAAGACAAAGCTCAAAGAGCCAGGCCTGCTGTCCCTCGTAGACTGGGCCAAGAGTGGCGGTACCACCGGCATCGAAGCCTTCGCCTTTGGATCAGGACTGCGAGGGGCCCTGCGGCTGCCTTCTTTCAAG GTAAAGCGAAAAGAGCCTTCGGAAATTTCAGAGGCCAGTGAGGAAAAGAGGCCCCGGCCTTCTACTCCAGCTGAGGAAGATGAAGATG ATGCTGAGCGAGAGAAGGAGGTTGGAGAGCCAGGCCGTCCGGGGACCAAGCCCCCGAAACGAGATGAAGAGCGAAGCAAGACCCAGGGCAAGCACCGCAAGTCCTTTGCTCTGGACAGCGAAGGGGAGGAAGCATCCCAGGAGTCCTCCTCAGAGAAG GATGaggaggatgaagaggaagatgaagaagatgaagagCGTGAGGAAGCCATGGATGCTGCAAAGAAGGAGACAGAAGCATCAGACG ATGGTGAGAACGATAGCACGTCGGACTCTGAGAGCAGCAGTTCCTCCAGCTCCTCGTCTTCTTCATCCTCTTCgtcttcatcctcctcctcctcctcctcatctgaGTCCTCCtcggaagaagaagaggaagaggagcaaCCAGCAATCATACTCGCAGCATTGTCGCCCCCCAGAGATGTCCCCACGCCCCTGTCAGCACCTGCAGAGGAGCCTGAGCCAGAAAGGGTTGAAGACTCCCCAGTCACACCTCTCCCCGAACAGGAGAAGTCTCCTGTGGGACCTGCAG GTTCCACTGAGGAACTGCCTCCCAGTGCGCCCCAGCCTCCCCCAGAGCCACCAGCTGGACCCccggcccccaccccccgccccgacGATCGCCCCTCCTCTCCCATCCCTCTTCTGCCCCCACCCAAGAAACGCCGGAAAACCGTCTCCTTCTCTGCGGTGGAGGAGGCACCGGCCCCAGAGCCTCCCCCCGCCGCCCTGCCACAGGCCAAGTCCTCCGGCCCTGCCTCTCGCAAAGCCCCCCGGGCTGTGGAGCGGACCATTCGCAACCTGCCCCTCGACCACGCCTCTCTGGTCAAGAGTTGGCCCGAGGAGGTGTCCCGAGGAGGCCGGAACCGCACCGGAGGCCGGGGCCGATCCGCCGAGGAAGAAGAGGCTGAACCAGCCACAGAAGTGGACCTGGCTGTGCTGGCTGACCTGGCCCTGACCCCAGCACGACGTGGTCTGCCCGCCCTGCCCGCTGCCGACGACTCGGAGGCCGCGGAGACACTGGACGAGGCCGAGCGCCCGGGTCCCCTGCTCAGCCACATCCTCCTGGAGCACAACTACGCCCTGGCTGtcaggccgccgccgccgcccccgccgccaccCTCCACGCCTGCCCCTCGTCCCTTGGAACCCGTTCTGGCCCCCGCGGCCCTCTTCAGCTCCCCGGCAGACGAGGTCCTCGAGGCCCCGGAGGTGGTTGTGGCCGAGGTGGAGGAGCCAAAGCAGCCGCCACAGCAGCAGGAGgacggggaggaggaggaggaagaggaagaggagtcgGAGTCATcggagagcagcagcagcagcagcagcgacggCGAGGGCGCCACCCGGCGGCGCAGCCTCCGCTCGCACACGCGGCGCCGgcggccgcccccgcccccgccgccgccccccaCCTTCGATCCCCGCAGCGAGTTTGAGCAGATGACCATCCTCTATGACATTTGGAACTCGGGCCTGGACTTGGAGGACATGAGCTACCTGCGGCTGACGTACGAGCGGCTTCTGCAGCAGACTAGTGGGGCCGACTGGCTGAACGACACCCACTGGGTCCAGCACACCA TCACCAACCTGAGCACTCCTAAACGCAAGCGGCGGCCCCAAGATGGGCCCCGGGAGCACCAGACAGGCTCAGCCCGCAGCGAAGGCTACTACCCCATCAGCAAGAAGGAGAAGGACCGGTACCTAGACGTGTGCCCTGTCTCGGCCCGGCAGCTGGAAGGAGTGGATACTCAG GGGACTAACCGCGTGCTTTCGGAGCGCCGGTCGGAGCAGCGGCGGCTGCTGAGTGCCATTGGTACTTCTGCCATCATGGACAGCGATCTGCTGAAGTTAAACCAGCTCAAG TTCCGGAAGAAGAAGCTCCGATTCGGCCGGAGCCGGATCCACGAGTGGGGACTGTTTGCCATGGAACCCATTGCCGCTGATGAGATGGTCATCGAATACGTGGGTCAGAACATTCGCCAG ATGGTGGCCGACATGCGGGAGAAGCGCTACGTGCAGGAGGGCATTGGCAGCAGCTACCTGTTCCGGGTAGACCACGACACCATCATCGACGCCACCAAGTGCGGCAACCTGGCGAGGTTCATCAACCACTGCTGCACG CCCAACTGCTATGCCAAGGTGATCACCATCGAGTCCCAGAAGAAGATCGTGATCTACTCGAAGCAGCCGATCGGCGTGGATGAGGAGATCACCTACGACTACAAGTTCCCGCTGGAGGACAACAAGATCCCGTGCCTGTGTGGCACAGAGAGCTGCCGCGGCTCCCTCAACTGA